The DNA sequence CCTCGAACAGCAGGACCTCGTGTTTGCGTTGCAGCAGGTAGGCAGCAGTCAGTCCGGCCACCCCGCTGCCGATGACGGCGATGCGTTCTCCCGTGATCTCCACACCGGTAGTTCGCCGCCGGCGCGGACGTGGATTGGATGAGCGCGGCACCAATCCACCACGCAGCAGGGAGCGAATCCCGGTCATGCCGAACAGCACCGCGCACCGCCTCGCCTCGTTCGCCGAAAAGCTCCTCGGCGGGCAGCTCCCCATCGGCCTCCGGACGTGGGACGGAACCCGCGCCGGACCAGTGGACGCGCCCACCGTGGTGCTGCGCAACCGCCGTGCCCTCCGCCGCCTGCTCTTCGCGCCGGGTGAGCTGGGTCTCGCCCGCGCCTACGTCACGGGTGATCTCGACGTCGAAGGCGATCTCGCCGACGGCTTCCGCCGGATCTGGTCCCTCACCCGCGCGGGTGAGCTCAAGCGGGTGAAGCTGGGTCCCCGCGACTGGGCGGAAGCCGCCAAGCTCGCCGGCTCGCTCGGCGTCGTCGGCCTCCCGCCGAAGCCGCCCGTCGAGGAGGCCCGGCTGACCGGGAAGCTGCACAGCCTGCTGCGCGACAAGTCCGCCATCGCCCACCACTACGACCTGGGCAACGCCTTCTACCAGCTGCTGCTGGACGACTCGATGGCCTACTCCAGCGCGTACTTCACCTCCGACGAGCCGGGGTACGGCCTGGCCGAGGCGCAGTCCGACAAGCTGGAGATGATCTGCCGCAAGCTGGGCCTGCGCCCGGGCATGCGGCTGCTCGACGTCGGCTGCGGCTGGGGCTCGCTGCTGGTCCACGCGGCCAAGCACCACGGCGTGCACGCCGTCGGCATCACGCTCTCGGCCGAGCAGCTGCAGCACATCCGCGGCCGGCTCGCCCAGCACGACCTCGAAGACCGCGTCGAGGTCCGGCGCCAGGACTACCGGGAGCTGCCGGACGCGCCGTTCGACGCGGTCGCGTCGATCGAGATGGGCGAGCACGTCGGGGAGATCAACTACCCCACCTACACCGCGACGCTGCACAAGATGGTCAAGCCCGGCGGGCGCGTGCTGATCCAGCAGATGTCCCGCGGCACCGTCGCCCCCGGCGGCGGCGCGTTCATCGAGCGCTACATCGCGCCCGACATGACCATGCGCCCGGTCGGCCGGACCGTCGAACACCTCGAATCCGCCGGGCTCGAAGTCCGCGACGTCCACGCGATGCGCGAGCACTACGTGTGGACAGTCCGGGCCTGGGCCGAGACCCTGGAGCGGAACTGGGCCGACGTCGTCGCGCTCATCGGGGAGACCGGCGCGCGGGTCTGGCGCCTGTACCTGGTGGGCGGGGCGCTGGCGTTCGAGGAGAACCGGATGGGTGTGGACCAGATCCTGAGTGTGCGACCGGACGTGAACGGCGTCAGCGGCATGCCGGCGACCCGGGAGTGGAACTGATGCCCCTGGGAGGCACGCTGCTGGTCACCGCCGGCGTCACGATCGTGGCGGTGGTGCTGACCTTCGGGATCGCGCGGGCGCGCAAGCGCTACGACACGATCGACACGTTCTGGGGACTCGGCTTCGCGATCGTCGCGCTGGCCGCGTTCCCGTTCGGCGACGGGCCGCCGTCGCTGCGGCTGGTGGTGACGGCGCTGACCGTCGTCTGGGGTGTGCGGCTGTCGGCGCACCTGCACCTGCGCAACCACAAGCTGCCGGAGGACCCGCGGTACGTGCGGATGGCCGAGCGGTCCGGTCCGGCGAAGATGTTCGTGCGCGTCTACCTGGTGCAGGCCGCGGTGCTGTACTTCGTGTCACTGCCGGTGCAGTTCGCGCAGTACGGCACCGGGATCGGCGTGCTGGGCTGGCTCGGTGTCGCCGTGTGGCTGGTCGGGTTCGGCTTCGAGACGGCAGGCGACGACCAGCTGCGCCGCTTCAAGGCCGACCCGGCGAACAAGGGCAAGGTGCTCGACACCGGGCTCTGGCGCTACACCCGGCACCCGAACTACTTCGGCGACGCGTGCGTCTGGTGGGGCCTCTACCTGCTGGCGTGCTCGACCTGGCCGGGCGCGCTGACCGTCCTCTCCCCCATCGCGATGACCTACACCCTGGCGAAGGGCACCGGGAAGCCGTTGCTGGAGAAGGGCATGGCCCGCACGCGCCCGGCGTACGCGCACTACGTGGAACGCACCAGCGGGTTCTTCCCCCTGCCGCCCAAGCGCGTCACTCCCCGGTGAGCCCGTCGGTCAGCTCGCGCAGCACGTCGAGGTGGCCGACGTGCCGGGCCGTCTCCTCGATCATGTGCGCGACGACCCAGCGGACGTTGAACGTCTCGGCCTTGTGCGTCACCTCGTCGGCGAGGTCGTGCTTCGCGACGATCTCGCGGCTGCGCACGCACTGGGCCTCGTAGGCGGCGAGCAGCTGCTCCACCGTCGCCTCGGGCGGGACCCGGAACTCCGCGTCCGGGTCCTGCTCCAGCTTCTCCTCCCAGGTGTCCGGTTCGCCGTCGACGACCACGGCGAACCAGAACCACTCGTTGAGCGTGAGGTGCGCGACCAGGCCGGCGACGGTCGTCAGCTCGCTCGGCAGGTGGACCTGCCGGGCCTGGTCGAGGCTCAGCCCGCCGCTCTTCCAGGCGACGGTGGCGCGGTGGTAGTCGAGCAGGCTGGTGAGGATCTCCCGCTCGCCGCCGGTGAGCGGGATCTTCGGGCGGTCCGGTCGTTCGGTCATGCTCCGGACTCTGCCAGACGGGTCCGACACTTTTCCGCGCCTAATACCTTGCACACGATGTAATCGTGGGCTAGGTTTGCGGACGTGCCGGATGAGTTCCTGTTGGACGAGCAAGCCTGCTTCGCGCTGTATGCGGCGCACCGGGCGGTGACGGACACGTACCGTCCCCTGCTCGCCGAACTCGGCCTCACGTACCCGCAGTACCTGGTGCTGCTGGTGCTGTGGGAGTCCGACGACCGGCCGGTCAAGGAGATCGGCGAGCGGTTGCACCTGGACTACGGCACGCTTTCCCCGCTGCTCAAACGACTCGAGGCCAACGGACTGGTGACGCGGACACGCTTGCCCGCCGACGAACGCACCGTGGTGGTCGGCCTGACCGGGGAGGGCCGGTCGATGCGCGAGCGCGCCACCGGCATCCCCCCGGCCATCGGCTGCGCACTGGGCCTCGAAGACACCGAGCGACGAACCCTGATCGACACCCTGCGGCGGCTGACGGCGTCGGCCGCCGCGTACCCACCTGGAGGCACAAATGCCCAGCCGTGACGCGACCACCCACTGGACCGGCGGACTGCAGAAGGGGAAGGGCGAGGTCACGCTGGACTCGTCCAACGCCGGCACGTTCTCCGTCTCGTTCCCGACCCGCGCGGGCAACCCGGACGGCCAGACGAGCCCCGAAGAGCTCATCGCCGCGGCGCACTCGTCGTGCCTCGCGATGAACCTGTCGGGCGTCCTGGAGGCCGAGAAGCTGACGGCCGACTCGATCGACGTGAGCGCGGAGGTCACCCTCGGCCCGGCCGCCGGCGGCGGCTTCGAGATCAGCGGCATCGCGATCACCCTGCGCGCGGCGCTGCCCGGCGTGAGCGCGGAGAAGTTCGCGGAGTACGCGGAGACGGCCGAGAAGACGTGCCCGGTGTCGAAGGCCCTCGCGGGCACGACGATCACCCTGGACGCGGCGCTGGTCTGAGGTTTCCCGGCTTCGCAGATCCGTGCATGGCACATCGAGGGACTCCGAGTCCCTCGATGTGCCATTCACGGCTTTGAGCATCAGCGGGAGAACCGGGCCAGGCGACCGCTCAACGTAGCGCCTTGGCTCGATAAGTCGACTTCTTCGCCTGGTTCCCGCAGACGTCCATCGAGCACCACCGCCGCGTCCCGGGCCGGGACGTGTCCAGGAACAACGCGCCGCACCGCGCACCCGCACAGTTCCGGACCCGGGAGAACGCCGGCGACGTCACCAGATCGAGCGCGTCCCGGGCCAGCAGTGAGAACATGGCCGACACCGGATCGTCGGCGCGCCAACGGAGTTCGCCCGACGGTGCCAGCGAGGGCGCCGGGACCGGTGCGGACGCGAAGCGGTTCAGACGCTGTCGCGTCGCCGGGCGGCACGAGCCCACGCCGTCCGACACCAGTTCGTGGATCGCCTCGCGCAACACCCGCGACTCGTGGGCCGACGCGTCCGACGGGAGCGCCTCTCCGAACTTGCCGAACTCCTCGATCCACGCGCGCAGGGAAGCGCCGTCCGGGAGTTCCTCCGTGGCCTCGGATGTGCCGCGATACCGCAGCGTGCGCACGAAATCCAGGCACAGCCTGCCCGCGCCCGACCGGAACCGCTCTGTCATGCACGTCACCATACCTCGGGAACCGGTTTGACTGGTACCGTCCGGGAACCGATCAAGCCGGTTCCCGAGGGGTGGAGATGACCGAGACGAAGCCGCGGCAACAGGCGCCGCCCGGCTGGCTCGTGCTGCTGCTGGCCGTCTCCTGTGGACTGACGGTCGCCAACCTGTACTACGCCCAGCCGCTGCTCGCCGAGCTGCGGCACACCTTCGGCGTCGGCGAGGCCGCCGCCGGCGGGATCGTCACCGCGACGCAGATCGGGTACGCCGCGGGCATGCTCCTGCTCGTCCCGCTCGGCGACCGGCTGGAGAACCGCACGCTCGTCTCGAGCCTGCTCGCCGTCACCTGCGCGGGCCTGGTCGTCACCGGCTTCGCGCCCGGGTTCGCCGTGCTGCTGCTGGCTTCCCTGCTCGTCGGGGCGACGTCGGTGGTCGTGCAGATCCTCATCCCGTTCGCCGCCGACCTGGCCCCCGACGCCATCCGCGGGCGGATCGTCGGGCGCGTGGTGAGCGGGCTGGTGTTCGGCATCCTGCTTTCGCGCGTGGTGGCCAGCCTGCTCGCGGAGATCACCAGCTGGCGGGTGGTGTTCCTCGTGTCCGCCGTGGCGATGGCCGTGCTCGCCGTCGTGCTGCGGTTCAGCCTGCCGAAGCGGGCCCCCAAGACCGATATCGGTTACGGGCACCTGATCCGCTCGACCCTGGCGATGGCGAAGAAGCACCCCGCGCTGCGCCACCGCGCGCTCTACCAGTCGGCGATGTACGGCGCGTTCAGCGCCTTCTGGACGACGATCGCGTTCGTGCTGACGGCTCCGCCGTTCAACTACTCCCAGCTGGGCGTCGGGCTGTTCGCCCTCGCCGGGGCGGGCGGCGCGCTGATCGCCCCGCTCGCCGGGCGCTGGGCCGACCACGGGCACGGCCGCCGGCTCACCACGATCGCGTTCGTCGTCTGCGCGGCGGCCTTCGCCCTCGCCGGGTTCGGCGCGCACAGCGTCATCCTGCTGGCGATCGCCGCGATCGCGATCGACGCCTCGGTGCAGGCCACCCTCGTGGTCGGCCAGCACACGATCTACCAGCTCGACCCGTCGGCGCGCGCCCGGATCAACAGCATCTACCTGGCGACGTTCTTCGTCGGCGGCGCGATCGGCTCACAGGCCGGCTCGATCGCCTACCACCTCGGCGGCTGGACGGCGGTCACCGTCTTCGCCGGCGTGCTGCCGCTGCTCGCCCTGGCCGGGATGACCCGCACCCGGCATTGACGGAACGTCACCACAGCCGCGCATTTTCCCCCGTTCTTGTCCGCGCATGGCCGCTGTCCGGGTAAACCGAAACTGCTACCGTACGCCCTTGGGCTGCTACCCAGGGGAGCGTTCCATGACCCTCGCGGACCTCGGGCTCGACGAAACCGCCGAGCGCGCGTACCGCCATTGCCTGCGGCACAAGACTGTCACCGTCGGCGGCCTTGCCGACGCGCTGCACCTCGACCGCACGGAAGCCGTCGGGATCGTCCGCGAGCTCGTCCGGCTCGGGCTGGTGCGGCAGGACGACGCGCAGACGTTCGACGCGCGGGACCCGGCGATCGCCCTGGAGAACCTGATCTCGCTCGAGATCGCCCGGTTGGGGGAACAGATCGGCCGGATCGACGCGTGCCGGAGCCGGATCGCCTCGCTGAGCGAGGACTTCACCGCCACCGCCGCGCGCGGGACCGGGCCGGAAGTCCAGCACATCCAGGGCCTCGACCGCGTCCGGGAGAAACTCGACGAGCTGTCGTTCTTCGCCCGCACCGAAATCATGGGCCTGCAGCCGAGCGGACCGTGGAGCCCCGAGACGATCTCGGCCGCCCGGCCGCTCGACCTCCGCTGCCTGCGCCGCGGCGTCCGGATGCGCACGGTCGTGCGGCCCGGGATCCTCGACGACGAGCGGACGAGGGCGTACCTGCTCGACCTGTGCGAGCACGGCGCGGAGATCCGCACGGCCGAGGGCACCGGGCTGCAGCGGCTGATCCTGTTCGACCGCACGGTTTTCGTCGCCCCGATCGACGCCGAGGACAGCAAACGCGGCGCCGTCGTCGTCTCCCAGCCGGAATTGGTCGCGAACATGGTGAGCCTGTTCGAACGCGTCTGGCGGCAGGCGACGCCGGTGGGCGCCGCCGACCCGACCGCGCGCGCCGGCTTGAGCACCACGGAGAAGCAGGTCCTCGCCATCCTTTGCCAGGCGGACAAGGACGAGCTCGGCGCGCGCGAGATGGGCGTGTCGGTGCGGACGTTCCGCAAGCACGTCGCCGACGTGATGGCCAAACTCGGCGCGGGCAACCGGTTCCAGACCGCGCTGCTGGCCAAAGAACGCGGCTGGATCTGAGCGGGTCCGCTCAGGCGAAGTGCTCGCGGCGCGCGGCGACCCACTCGGCGTAGGTCGTTCCCGGCCGCCCCGAAAGTTCTTCGACGACGCCGGTCGGCACCTCCGGGTTTCGCGTGGTGGACTCGAAGCCGGTCAGCAGCCAGTCGGCGACCCGCTCCGGGACGCCGTAGCCGAGCCACCGCCCGCGCTGCTCGCCGGGAGTCAGCTCGCGGAACTGGATTTCCGTGCCCAGCACGGCCGCGAGGGTCGCGACCTGCCCACGCAGGCTGAGCGCCTCCGGTCCACTGAGGACATAGGTGGCGCCGACGTGCCCGTCCGTGGTGAGCACCCGGGCGGCCACCGCGGCGATGTCGCCGAGGGCGATCGGGGTCTGCGTCGAGTCGCCGTAGGCCATGGCGACCTCGCCCGCGCGCACCATGCCGGCCCAGTCGAGGGTGTTGTCCATGAACGACCCGGGCCGCAGGAAGGTCCACGCGAACCCGGCCTTCCCGACCTCCGCCTCGACGACGGCGTAGGCGTTGCCGCTGGAGGCCTCGTGCCCGTCCCCGATGCTGCTGCCGGACAGCGCGACGACCCGCTCGATGCCGGCGTCGGCCGCCAGCTCGCAGAACCGCCGCACGGTCCGCGCCATGGGCGCCAGGTAGACGGCGTCGATGCCCCCGAGCGGCAGCTCGTCCGGCCTGGCCAGCGATCCGACGACCACCTCGGCCGCTTCGGGGAGCTTCGCCCGCTCGGGATCGACGGTCAGCGCGCGCACGTCCTCGCCGGCCGCCAGCAGCTCGTCCACGACCAGCCGCCCGACACTGCCGGTCGCGCCCGTCACCAGGATCGTCATGATGCCCTCCTCGTTTCCGTATGCCGTACGAGATCGTACGGCATACGGAAACTCAGGACACCCGGTTTTCGAAGATGGCCGAGCGCCCCGATGTGGCGTTCGGGTCAGGAGGTGATGGTCGGCAGCTCGGGCGCGGCCACGTCGTAGACCTTGCCCTCTTGCGTCAGCAGCGCCGCCAGGACCTTCGCCTTGCGGTCCGTCTGCTCCGCGGTCCCCCAGCGCACGATCTTCCCGCTGGACAACGTGAACTCCACGCTCGCCGGGGTCTTCGCCGTCGCCGTGGTCACCTGCTTCAGCAGCTGCTCCGGGATCACGCCGAGGACCGCGGTGACCGCTCGGGTCACCGGATCGTCCGCCGACACCTTGGGCAGGCGCAGCTCCGGCAGGCCCGGCGGCCGGGCCGGGACCGTCTTGAAGACGACTCCGCCGCCGTCGACCAGGTGGACCCCGTCGCCTCCCGGGCCGCTGTCGAAGAACGCGATCGCCGTGCGCTCGGTCACCGTGATCTCGACCGTGCTCGGCCACGAGCGCGACACCTCGACCGTGGCGATGCCCGGCATCCCCGCCACCCGGTCGCGGATCTCGTCGGTGCTCAGCCGCAGCAGGGGCTTGTCGATCGGGACCGCCGCCGCCGCGCGGATCTGGTCGGCCGTCACCGTGCGGGAGCCGGTGACCGAGACTTCCTTCGCCCCGAGCATCGAACTGAAGAACAGCAGGTAGACGAGCGCGACCAGGGTCAGCACGCTCAGCAGCGCGACCCACCGGCGGCGGATCTCGACGCGCCGGTTGGGCCGGGCCCGCGGGCTGGGGCGGGTGGTGGCGCGGGTCCGGCGGCGTTCCTCTTCGGACCGCCGGCCCCGCCGCTCCCGGGCCAGGGCGGCGCGATCCCGCTCGTCCTCTTCGGACGGCCGCCGGCGCTGGCTGGTCGCACTCATGGCGTCAGCGCTTGTCCAGCTCGGCGAGGATCTCCGGACCCAGCTGCGTCACGTCGCCGGCGCCCATGGTGACGACCAGGTCGTGGCCCTTCACCAGCCCGGCGACCAGCTCCGCCGCGACGTCGAACGCCGGCTCGTAGTGCACCGGCACCGTCACCGCGTCCGCGATCAGCGCGCCGTTCACGCCCGGCTCCGGCTCCTCGCGCGCGCCGTAGACGTCCAGCACGACGACCTCGTCGGCCAGCGACAACGCCTCGGCGAACTCCGCCGAGAACAGCTTGGTCCGCGAGTACAGGTGCGGCTGGAACACGACGACGACCCGGCCGGTCCCGGCCGCGGTCCGCACCGCGCGCAGCTGCGCGGCCACCTCGGTCGGGTGATGGGCGTAGTCGTCGTAGACGCGGACGTCGCCGGAGCGGCCCTTGAACTCGAACCGGCGGCGCACGCCACCGAACGCGGCGAGCCCTT is a window from the Amycolatopsis sp. NBC_00355 genome containing:
- a CDS encoding cyclopropane-fatty-acyl-phospholipid synthase family protein; the encoded protein is MPNSTAHRLASFAEKLLGGQLPIGLRTWDGTRAGPVDAPTVVLRNRRALRRLLFAPGELGLARAYVTGDLDVEGDLADGFRRIWSLTRAGELKRVKLGPRDWAEAAKLAGSLGVVGLPPKPPVEEARLTGKLHSLLRDKSAIAHHYDLGNAFYQLLLDDSMAYSSAYFTSDEPGYGLAEAQSDKLEMICRKLGLRPGMRLLDVGCGWGSLLVHAAKHHGVHAVGITLSAEQLQHIRGRLAQHDLEDRVEVRRQDYRELPDAPFDAVASIEMGEHVGEINYPTYTATLHKMVKPGGRVLIQQMSRGTVAPGGGAFIERYIAPDMTMRPVGRTVEHLESAGLEVRDVHAMREHYVWTVRAWAETLERNWADVVALIGETGARVWRLYLVGGALAFEENRMGVDQILSVRPDVNGVSGMPATREWN
- a CDS encoding DUF1295 domain-containing protein gives rise to the protein MPLGGTLLVTAGVTIVAVVLTFGIARARKRYDTIDTFWGLGFAIVALAAFPFGDGPPSLRLVVTALTVVWGVRLSAHLHLRNHKLPEDPRYVRMAERSGPAKMFVRVYLVQAAVLYFVSLPVQFAQYGTGIGVLGWLGVAVWLVGFGFETAGDDQLRRFKADPANKGKVLDTGLWRYTRHPNYFGDACVWWGLYLLACSTWPGALTVLSPIAMTYTLAKGTGKPLLEKGMARTRPAYAHYVERTSGFFPLPPKRVTPR
- a CDS encoding DinB family protein, with the protein product MTERPDRPKIPLTGGEREILTSLLDYHRATVAWKSGGLSLDQARQVHLPSELTTVAGLVAHLTLNEWFWFAVVVDGEPDTWEEKLEQDPDAEFRVPPEATVEQLLAAYEAQCVRSREIVAKHDLADEVTHKAETFNVRWVVAHMIEETARHVGHLDVLRELTDGLTGE
- a CDS encoding MarR family winged helix-turn-helix transcriptional regulator translates to MPDEFLLDEQACFALYAAHRAVTDTYRPLLAELGLTYPQYLVLLVLWESDDRPVKEIGERLHLDYGTLSPLLKRLEANGLVTRTRLPADERTVVVGLTGEGRSMRERATGIPPAIGCALGLEDTERRTLIDTLRRLTASAAAYPPGGTNAQP
- a CDS encoding OsmC family peroxiredoxin, with amino-acid sequence MPSRDATTHWTGGLQKGKGEVTLDSSNAGTFSVSFPTRAGNPDGQTSPEELIAAAHSSCLAMNLSGVLEAEKLTADSIDVSAEVTLGPAAGGGFEISGIAITLRAALPGVSAEKFAEYAETAEKTCPVSKALAGTTITLDAALV
- a CDS encoding CGNR zinc finger domain-containing protein, with product MTERFRSGAGRLCLDFVRTLRYRGTSEATEELPDGASLRAWIEEFGKFGEALPSDASAHESRVLREAIHELVSDGVGSCRPATRQRLNRFASAPVPAPSLAPSGELRWRADDPVSAMFSLLARDALDLVTSPAFSRVRNCAGARCGALFLDTSRPGTRRWCSMDVCGNQAKKSTYRAKALR
- a CDS encoding MFS transporter, which gives rise to MTETKPRQQAPPGWLVLLLAVSCGLTVANLYYAQPLLAELRHTFGVGEAAAGGIVTATQIGYAAGMLLLVPLGDRLENRTLVSSLLAVTCAGLVVTGFAPGFAVLLLASLLVGATSVVVQILIPFAADLAPDAIRGRIVGRVVSGLVFGILLSRVVASLLAEITSWRVVFLVSAVAMAVLAVVLRFSLPKRAPKTDIGYGHLIRSTLAMAKKHPALRHRALYQSAMYGAFSAFWTTIAFVLTAPPFNYSQLGVGLFALAGAGGALIAPLAGRWADHGHGRRLTTIAFVVCAAAFALAGFGAHSVILLAIAAIAIDASVQATLVVGQHTIYQLDPSARARINSIYLATFFVGGAIGSQAGSIAYHLGGWTAVTVFAGVLPLLALAGMTRTRH
- a CDS encoding LuxR C-terminal-related transcriptional regulator, translating into MTLADLGLDETAERAYRHCLRHKTVTVGGLADALHLDRTEAVGIVRELVRLGLVRQDDAQTFDARDPAIALENLISLEIARLGEQIGRIDACRSRIASLSEDFTATAARGTGPEVQHIQGLDRVREKLDELSFFARTEIMGLQPSGPWSPETISAARPLDLRCLRRGVRMRTVVRPGILDDERTRAYLLDLCEHGAEIRTAEGTGLQRLILFDRTVFVAPIDAEDSKRGAVVVSQPELVANMVSLFERVWRQATPVGAADPTARAGLSTTEKQVLAILCQADKDELGAREMGVSVRTFRKHVADVMAKLGAGNRFQTALLAKERGWI
- a CDS encoding NAD(P)H-binding protein; its protein translation is MTILVTGATGSVGRLVVDELLAAGEDVRALTVDPERAKLPEAAEVVVGSLARPDELPLGGIDAVYLAPMARTVRRFCELAADAGIERVVALSGSSIGDGHEASSGNAYAVVEAEVGKAGFAWTFLRPGSFMDNTLDWAGMVRAGEVAMAYGDSTQTPIALGDIAAVAARVLTTDGHVGATYVLSGPEALSLRGQVATLAAVLGTEIQFRELTPGEQRGRWLGYGVPERVADWLLTGFESTTRNPEVPTGVVEELSGRPGTTYAEWVAARREHFA
- a CDS encoding cell division protein FtsQ/DivIB; amino-acid sequence: MSATSQRRRPSEEDERDRAALARERRGRRSEEERRRTRATTRPSPRARPNRRVEIRRRWVALLSVLTLVALVYLLFFSSMLGAKEVSVTGSRTVTADQIRAAAAVPIDKPLLRLSTDEIRDRVAGMPGIATVEVSRSWPSTVEITVTERTAIAFFDSGPGGDGVHLVDGGGVVFKTVPARPPGLPELRLPKVSADDPVTRAVTAVLGVIPEQLLKQVTTATAKTPASVEFTLSSGKIVRWGTAEQTDRKAKVLAALLTQEGKVYDVAAPELPTITS